TCGCGTCATCAATCTCGGTCTCAGTGAGAATCTCGGCCTCGTCGACGTTCGGCGTGACCAGCGTCGACTGCTTGATGAGATCGGCGTAGGCTGCCTCCGCATCCTCGCTGAGCAGTCGGTCGCCCGTCGCGGCGACCATCACGGGGTCGACGACGAGTGGTCTCTCGTAGCGGTTGAGACAGTCGACGACCGTTTCGATCACTGGTGCGGTCGCCAACATCCCAGTCTTGATCGCTTGCACGCGGAAATCCTCCACGACCGCGTCGTACTGGGCTTCGATATGATCGGTCGGCAGCACGTTCACGTCGTGGACGCCCGTCGTGTTCTGGGCTGTCGTCGCCGTGATGACTGAGGTCCCGAAGGCGTCGTGAGCCTCCATCGTCTTCAGGTCGGCCTGGATTCCCGCGCCGCCGCCCGAATCGCTGCCGGCGATTGTCAGTGCGACCGGAGGCGACACCGGCGCATACTGGCGCGTCATTGATTTGGCCCTCCGAACCGACCTGCTCGACTTCGATCACCAGTAGTCATAGCTGCATATTGTTGCTTGGTCGGTTAATTTGTACTGACTGATTCGCCAGCCGTCGCCAGCAGTCGACATGGAATGTGAGCACCCGTCGTGGACAGTACAGCAATCCGACGCAAACCGAGTTTTATGTCGACTGCCACTCTGATAGGGACAATGGCTATCGGTGAGTCGACGTGAACCGGATCGCAGGTGGGATACTTGGTGGTGCGACGGGAATATCGGTGATGTCGCTGGTGTTTCTCATGTTGGAGGTCGAGACCAGAGAACAGGTCCAAGCCTTCGACGCGGTCGCCCGCTACGTCGGGATGCCCGGCAACACCTTCATCGGTTTCGTCATTTTCGCGTTCGTCGGCACCGTCATCTGGCCGCTGTTGTTCGTCGCCATCGAGCCCTCGATGCCGTTCGACGACCCGCCATCCAACGGAATGATTCTGGGATCGGTACTCTGGATCGCGTTTTTTGTCCTCGGTCGCGGCGACATCAGCGGTCCACTGCTGGCGGTGTTCGCCGGCTTCACGCTGCTGGCGCACCTCGCCTACGGCTTCCTGCTGGGGGCGTTCTATAACCGCTTTGGTGACTCCGTGGGGTCGACACCCAATCGAGCCCAAGAGCCCGACGTCGACGGCAATCCCTAATCAGTCGCACATCGAATCTATCCCGTCGACTGACATTCCTGACAACTATCAAACACTTCTAACACCCCCGAGACTGTAGCGGTGTGATATGTGTTTGCCGCTCCGGGGGCGTGATCGTCCGTGATGTTCAATCTCGCGTTTCTCGCCGTTGTGACCGTTAGTTTCGTCGGTGGCATGGTGTTACTGGCTTGGCGTGCCAGTGGCTCATCGGACGCCAAGCAACTCGTTTCAGACGGTGGATTTTCGGCGTTTCTGCCGGGCAAACAGACCGGGTTTGCACACAAACCGGACGGGTTGTTTCGCTGGCTGACGACCGTCGACCACAAAGATATCGGGATTCTCTACATTATCTTCGGCACCGCCGCCGGGCTCTGGGGGGCGACCGACGGGATGATGATTCGGGCCGAGCTG
This sequence is a window from Halohasta litchfieldiae. Protein-coding genes within it:
- a CDS encoding DUF6789 family protein; its protein translation is MNRIAGGILGGATGISVMSLVFLMLEVETREQVQAFDAVARYVGMPGNTFIGFVIFAFVGTVIWPLLFVAIEPSMPFDDPPSNGMILGSVLWIAFFVLGRGDISGPLLAVFAGFTLLAHLAYGFLLGAFYNRFGDSVGSTPNRAQEPDVDGNP